A single window of Anopheles moucheti chromosome 2, idAnoMoucSN_F20_07, whole genome shotgun sequence DNA harbors:
- the LOC128299876 gene encoding protein FAM161A — protein MSGQHGRSVFVNSCIKKPLSPSSKRPNPSFLVPQCSYDRGLQDPRAQEAMSTITRKKASIKCPLARNGQYRRSKCCSLTHQLRKETDSFQTMVQFYDSIPDYNDLLHLPREEFYCRLNTLKKKQKELKSICFVGEDERTTCPLSPEPGSCSRRNDVRGLNKHSYQSNANESTTNSGDGVKENDRSEQGTEDGESLHSWSKSPPTVVDTTHDGTNKAADTTRKGSAKSVRIESTKDNSLHEELGQSSRKYRSGTPYVSDPDDSTATTKIASPSCATPANSDFVERYDRYVKRSLRCKSASPIRNLANVTIPQPYKMTQREEEQRTLQDLLLASKSAFPSKEALVESTSKQSAQFRANPVPITSRIPLFDTIMADQENRSRLAKLNSEIELQSQIKPFHFSERLNRGHSRCLSRSLSSPALLSTGYESGMDVLRKSRPFKAKPCPKKLFSSYFHTKAWEDEYFRHLNKRLRAEEMLKQAALPPSMARRERSERKNCLSRHSAEDPGRERPTSSGGKTSKRKRKSRKPLKRRKSVEQKCAEYFTSVNDPARLHYPTSNSSCSNSTDNNRGSGDTPAPIYPVNRPNLAATLRTEWCRKKLRDMELDDTVTEKKKIPRFRWGVKKCQAFQNLNLDHTHEEELNLRLATRRAEQRLRQEEHAINMELMRQRVKAAPLLLEGPPQWGPRLGHVAHRCSSLNREPAEHTLYRKPDKVSKMISQKLGSSGNAGAAAGSKKCDSPVTTSTTSTGSNNRMTNQDHRQRTAEKRRNAGNGSKLSTYSFDSAGKLSYKACDSELLSLSDV, from the exons ATGTCCGGACAGCACGGTCGTTCAGTGTTCGTCAATTCCTGCATCAAGAAACCACTCAGCCCGTCCAGCAAACGGCCGAACCCATCGTTTCTAGTGCCACAGTGTAGTTACGACCGTGGACTGCAGGATCCCCGTGCACAGGAAGCCATGAGTACGATCACACGCAAAAAAGCGTCGATCAAGTGCCCGCTGGCACGGAATGGACAATACCGGCGCTCCAAATGTTGCTCCCTGACGCACCAGCTGCGCAAAGAAACCGACAGCTTTCAAACGATGGTCCAATTCTACGACAGCATCCCAGACTATAACGATCTGCTGCATTTGCCTCGGGAAGAGTTTTACTGTCGGCTGAATACGTTGaaaaagaagcagaaggaGTTGAAGTCGATCTGTTTTGTGGGCGAAGATGAGAGAACCACGTGCCCACTGTCGCCGGAGCCAGGTTCTTGCTCCAGGCGCAATGATGTCCGAGGTCTTAACAAGCATAGCTACCAGAGCAACGCGAATGAAAGTACGACCAACAGTGGTGATGGTGTGAAAGAAAACGATCGTAGCGAACAGGGGACAGAGGACGGAGAATCGTTGCATTCCTGGAGCAAATCTCCACCGACGGTAGTGGACACCACACACGATGGTACCAATAAAGCTGCTGACACGACGCGCAAAGGATCTGCCAAATCGGTGCGAATAGAAAGCACCAAGGATAACAGTTTGCACGAGGAGCTCGGACAGAGTAGCAGAAAGTATCGATCCGGCACACCGTACGTTTCGGATCCGGACGATAGCACAGCGACCACCAAAATTGCATCACCTTCATGTGCGACGCCCGCCAATTCGGACTTTGTCGAACGATACGATCGATACGTGAAGCGTAGCTTGCGCTGCAAATCGGCCAGTCCGATACGCAACCTTGCCAACGTCACTATTCCGCAGCCGTATAAGATGACGCAGCGGGAAGAGGAACAGCGTACCCTGCAGGATTTACTGCTTGCTAGCAAGAGTGCATTTCCCTCCAAGGAAGCGTTGGTCGAGTCTACGTCCAAGCAGTCGGCACAATTCCGTGCCAACCCCGTACCAATCACATCTCGGATACCGCTTTTTGATACCATTATGGCAGATCAGGAGAATCGGAGCCGACTGGCGAAACTGAACTCCGAGATCGAGTTACAATCGCAGATAAAACCTTTCCATTTTTCGGAGCGTCTCAACCGTGGTCACAGCCGTTGTCTAAGCCGAAGTTTGTCGTCACCGGCACTACTGAGCACGGGGTACGAGTCGGGAATGGATGTGCTGCGGAAATCGCGCCCCTTCAAGGCAAAACCATGCCCGAAGAAACTGTTCAGCAGCTACTTTCACACCAAAGCCTGGGAGGACGAATACTTTCGACATCTTAACAAACGATTGCGGGCAGAGGAAATGTTGAAGCAAGCGGCACTACCACCATCGATGGCCCGTCGCGAGCGGAGCGAACGCAAGAATTGCCTCTCAAGACACTCGGCAGAAGATCCTGGCAGGGAGCGGCCAACCTCCAGCGGTGGAAAAACATCGAAACGTAAGCGAAAATCACGCAAGCCGTTAAAGCGGCGGAAAAGTGTGGAGCAAAAGTGTGCGGAATATTTCACATCCGTAAATGATCCGGCCAGG CTGCATTATCCGACCAGCAATTCTAGTTGCAGTAATAGTACGGATAACAACCGAGGTTCAGGAGATACACCGGCACCGATTTATCCGGTCAACAGACCGAACCTTGCTGCCACGCTGCGCACGGAATGGTGCCGCAAGAAGCTGCGGGACATGGAACTCGACGATACAGTGACGGAGAAAAAGAAGATCCCAAGGTTCCGATGGGGTGTAAAAAAATGTCAAGCATTCCAAAACTTAAACCTGGA CCATACGCATGAGGAAGAGCTAAATCTTCGACTTGCTACAAGGCGCGCGGAACAGCGGCTTCGTCAGGAGGAACATGCAATCAACATGGAGCTCATGAGACAACGCGTAAAGGCGGCCCCCTTGTTGCTGGAAGGACCCCCACAGTGGGGCCCTCGGTTAGGACATGTGGCCCATCGTTGCTCCAGCCTAAACCGTGAACCGGCGGAACACACCCTCTACCGCAAACCGGACAAAGTGAGCAAAATGATTTCGCAGAAATTGGGTTCCAGTGGTAATGcgggtgctgctgctggcagcAAGAAATGTGACTCACCCGTTACAACGTCCACTACCAGCACCGGTAGCAACAATCGGATGACAAACCAGGATCATCGGCAAAGAACGGCCGAAAAGCGACGGAATGCCGGTAACGGAAGTAAGCTCAGCACTTACTCCTTCGATTCGGCCGGAAAGCTAAGCTATAAGGCGTGCGATAGTGAGCTCTTGAGCTTATCAGATGTCTAG
- the LOC128305393 gene encoding eukaryotic initiation factor 4A-III: MSGRRVPANEDLSNVEFETSEDVEVLPTFNSMGLREELLRGIYAYGFEKPSAIQQRSIQPIVKGRDVIAQAQSGTGKTATFSISILQSMDTTLRETQVLCLSPTRELAVQIQKVILALGDFMNVQCHACIGGTNLGEDIRKLDYGQHVVSGTPGRVFDMIKRRVLRTRSIKMLVLDEADEMLNKGFKEQIYDVYRYLPPATQVVLISATLPHEILEMTSKFMTDPIRILVKRDELTLEGIKQFFVAVEREEWKFDTLCDLYDTLTITQAVIFCNTRRKVDWLTEKMREANFTVSSMHGDMPQKERDEIMKEFRSGQSRVLITTDVWARGIDVQQVSLVINYDLPNNRELYIHRIGRSGRFGRKGVAINFVKSDDIRILRDIEQYYSTQIDEMPMNVADLI; this comes from the exons ATGTCCGGAAGAAGGGTGCCAGCAAACGAGGATCTATCGAACGTGGAGTTCGAAACAAGCGAAGATGTCGAGGTGTTGCCGACGTTCAACTCAATGGGGCTTCGGGAAGAGCTTCTGCGGGGTATTTACGCGTATG GTTTCGAGAAACCTTCCGCCATCCAGCAAAGAAGTATTCAACCGATCGTAAAGGGCCGGGATGTCATTGCACAAGCACAGTCGGGAACGGGCAAAACGGCCACGTTCTCCATATCCATTTTGCAGTCCATGGATACCACACTGCGAGAAACGCAGGTTCTTTGTTTGTCCCCAACCCGTGAACTGGCTGTTCAGATCCAGAAAGTTATTCTGGCATTAGGTGACTTCATGAACGTACAGTGTCATGCCTGTATCGGTGGCACCAACTTGGGAGAAGACATTCGTAAACTCGACTACGGTCAGCACGTAGTGAGCGGCACTCCGGGCCGTGTGTTCGACATGATCAAACGGCGTGTCCTACGTACGCGTTCCATTAAGATGCTGGTGCTGGATGAAGCGGATGAGATGTTAAACAAAGGCTTCAAGGAACAGATTTACGATGTTTACCGATACCTGCCGCCGGCCACGCAGGTAGTGCTGATTTCTGCAACCCTGCCGCACGAAATACTCGAAATGACATCCAAGTTCATGACCGACCCGATCCGTATTCTGGTAAAGCGTGATGAATTGACACTGGAAGGCATCAAGCAGTTCTTCGTGGCGGTCGAGCGTGAAGAATGGAAGTTCGATACACTGTGCGATCTGTACGATACGCTTACCATCACCCAGGCCGTCATTTTCTGCAATACCCGACGCAAGGTGGATTGGTTAACTGAGAAGATGCGCGAGGCCAACTTCACCGTCAGTTCGATGCACGGTGACATGCCGCAGAAGGAGCGAGACGAAATCATGAAGGAGTTCCGATCTGGCCAGAGCCGTGTGCTGATCACGACCGACGTTTGGGCGCGCGGTATCGATGTGCAGCAGGTGTCGCTGGTCATTAACTACGATTTGCCGAACAACCGTGAGCTGTACATTCATCGCATTGGTCGATCAGGTCGCTTCGGTCGTAAGGGTGTGGCGATAAACTTTGTCAAGTCGGATGATATCAGAATTTTGCGAGATATTGAACAGTACTACTCGACACAAATCGATGAAATGCCTATGAACGTGGCAGATCTGATTTAA
- the LOC128299877 gene encoding uncharacterized protein LOC128299877: MSTSFLTRGLSSFLFKSFAIGSSSAAGRNAGPNQSLFHSTSNTEPDDSIHFDKLQTVPSACIQLFVTLALTIISVIYTLQQCDTTTVCLYYYMLLYLRGVYWAIVYLIHLYTKSRHLCLNRCGHHSFATKVHRHKKSSLKLVTLSNMILLIVHTALGHCFGETFMQRCFVDGFSSVVFVASFTLLETMIIVPVQLSYIVHVRVFNLTRPIPDAQQNANDLSLRICPTEEYSVNDSFKSITDPKEFILLQSAMISKLKEENSQLCSRIQEAKNLVELVPNQSLNYSLAEQSIVGGY; encoded by the exons ATGTCGACCTCTTTCCTAACTCGTGGTTTATCGTCGTTTCTGTTTAAATCGTTTGCAATCGGATCATCTAGCGCCGCGGGTCGGAATGCTGGTCCCAATCAGTCGCTATTTCATTCCACCAGCAATACCGAACCGGATGATTCCATACACTTTGATAAGCTTCAAACAGTTCCCAGTGCTTG CATCCAACTGTTTGTTACACTTGCCCTGACGATCATCTCCGTTATATATACGCTACAGCAATGTGATACCACAACGGTGTGTTTATATTACTACATGCTGCTTTACCTACGTGGCGTCTATTGGGCGATTGTTTAC TTAATCCACTTGTACACCAAAAGCCGACACCTGTGCCTGAATCGCTGTGGGCACCATTCCTTCGCTACGAAAGTTCACCGACACAAAAAATCTTCCCTTAAGCTGGTTACGCTATCGAATATGATCCTGCTAATAGTGCACACGGCATTGGGCCATTGCTTTGGGGAAACGTTTATGCAACGTTGCTTTGTGGATGGGTTTTCGTCCGTGGTATTTGTAGCGTCTTTCACCCTTCTAGAAACTATGATTATTGTACCAGTGCAGCTATCCTATATCG ttcacGTTCGAGTGTTCAATCTCACACGTCCCATACCGGACGCGCAGCAGAATGCCAACGACTTGAGTCTGCGTATTTGCCCCACGGAGGAATACAGCGTAAACGATAGCTTCAAAAGCATAACGGATCCGAAGGAATTCATTCTGCTGCAATCGGCGATGATAAGCAAGCTTAAGGAGGAGAACAGTCAGCTTTGTAGCAGAATTCAGGAGGCGAAAAATCTGGTGGAACTCGTTCCGAACCAATCCCTTAACTACTCTCTGGCAGAACAATCAATCGTTGGAGGATATTAA
- the LOC128299878 gene encoding transmembrane protein 192, with the protein MVSLLRNFTSNSGGRFFDESSRMDDSRTMLDPILATEDDDSFRPLRTVPAFSVHLLVSSCISLTGIILAATWEDSRRCEAYFIMLYLRAAFWIFTYLFDHIVRAHHEKLRLNGYHDFHRATEQHKSVPLQIVSLWNTFLLAIQTLIQHYYGDAFGEKCIAVGLLSPIIYISAFSGLETIVLCIVNGSYIATVRRFNRTASPPDALQDNRGFSGGSLGLTQRGLSTAELLEKQADLIKYLKDHNLKLNQKIMQMNAQVRTVTYPG; encoded by the exons ATGGTCAGTCTGCTACGAAACTTTACATCGAACTCA GGTGGACGTTTCTTTGATGAATCATCGAGAATGGACGACAGCAGAACGATGCTTGATCCCATCCTGGCCACGGAGGATGACGACAGCTTTCGACCGCTGCGTACTGTCCCTGCCTTCAG CGTACATCTCCTAGTGTCCAGTTGCATTTCTTTGACTGGAATCATTCTAGCAGCAACATGGGAGGACAGTCGACGGTGCGAAGCATACTTCATAATGCTTTACCTGCGAGCTGCGTTCTGGATTTTCACTTAC CTGTTTGATCACATCGTACGGGCGCATCATGAAAAGTTGCGGTTAAACGGATATCACGATTTCCACCGTGCCACCGAACAACACAAAAGTGTTCCGCTGCAGATTGTATCCCTGTGGAACACGTTCCTGCTCGCGATCCAAACGCTTATTCAGCACTACTACGGTGACGCATTCGGTGAGAAATGCATTGCGGTCGGTTTGCTATCGCCGATCATATACATTTCTGCTTTTTCCGGCCTGGAAACGATTGTACTGTGCATCGTAAATGGAAGTTACATTG CTACTGTAAGGCGCTTCAATCGTACCGCATCACCGCCGGACGCACTGCAGGATAATCGTGGTTTCAGCGGTGGTTCACTGGGGCTTACTCAGCGTGGCCTTAGTACGGCAGAGCTGCTGGAGAAGCAGGCTGATCTGATCAAGTATTTGAAAGATCATAACTTAAAGCTGAATCAAAAGATAATGCAAATGAATGCGCAGGTGCGAACGGTCACGTACCCGGGATAA
- the LOC128299879 gene encoding uncharacterized protein LOC128299879 — protein sequence MSTDSELPLQSNNSKLYSPPSLAEHSLRFRPVFAICLFSVHLFFAILIVVVGTIASALCWPHPDGDASSVYFIIIYLRISYWVVTYVIHEQNKREFVRLAEADFDHYRMLTVYRKAPLQIATLWNVILLTVQNQVRYLFPYVQGDASDGSVGTTVGGALNPAITPQVFVIVVCALELLVLLCFYVPLVRILIDIRKSEGHGKVTDLRYRRMTDTELAEQPIEWQLERQAILIKWLRTKRDSLQREAKLLGVDQC from the exons ATGTCAACAGACTCAGAATTGCCCTTGCAGTCCAATAATTCTAAGCTGTACTCGCCGCCAAGTTTGGCTGAGCACAGTTTACGCTTTCGTCCTGTTTTTGCTATATGCCTGTTCAG TGTGCATCTGTTCTTCGCGATCCTGATCGTAGTGGTTGGCACTATCGCATCGGCACTCTGCTGGCCACATCCCGACGGTGACGCGTCGTCtgtttattttatcatcatttaTCTACGCATCAGCTACTGGGTGGTAACGTACGTGATACACGAACAGAACAAGCGAGAATTTGTTCGACTCGCCGAGGCGGACTTTGATCATTACCGCATGCTGACAGTGTATCGGAAGGCACCGTTACAGATAGCCACCTTATGGAATGTGATTCTACTGACGGTGCAGAACCAGGTGCGATACCTGTTTCCGTATGTGCAGGGAGATGCTAGCGATGGTAGCGTTGGTACAACTGTAGGCGGTGCGCTTAATCCAGCCATAACACCGCAGGTGTTCGTGATCGTGGTGTGTGCGCTGGAGCTGttggttttattatgtttttacgTGCCACTGGTAAGGATTCTAATCGATATCAGAAAATCGGAAGGCCATGGAAAGGTAACTGACCTCCGGTACCGTCGCATGACGGATACGGAACTCGCGGAACAACCGATCGAGTGGCAGTTGGAGCGGCAAGCTATCCTGATCAAGTGGCTTCGTACGAAACGCGACAGCTTACAGCGGGAGGCAAAACTACTTGGCGTCGATCAATGTTGA